A stretch of Vigna angularis cultivar LongXiaoDou No.4 chromosome 4, ASM1680809v1, whole genome shotgun sequence DNA encodes these proteins:
- the LOC108329872 gene encoding uncharacterized methyltransferase At1g78140, chloroplastic isoform X2 yields MAIGGAVAIMYTRSPPLSSFTPTRLFSRSHFAAKLRFPPSIRLRASSTAVIDTETNPTESVVVEKEVRNSSNPLACPVCYDSLTWNGGPGFSVDTISGSNFQCGTCQKTYIGNQTHIDLTATGGAKSYGDTMPFSTELFRVPLISFLYERGWRQTFSVWGGFPGPEKEFELMKGFLKPVLGGNIVDASCASGLFSRLFAKSQLFSFVVALDYSENMLQQCYEFIQQEENFPKENLILVRADISRLPFVSNSIDAVHAGAALHCWPSPLAAVAEISRVLRPGGVFVATTYILDGPFSIIPFRSILRQTLRQASGNYSFLSERELEDLCRACGLVGFKCIRNGPFVMISARKPS; encoded by the exons ATGGCAATAGGCGGAGCAGTTGCCATTATGTACACGCGTTCTCCACCACTCTCTTCGTTCACCCCCACGCGCCTCTTCTCACGCTCTCATTTCGCTGCAAAGCTTCGATTTCCTCCTTCAATTCGACTTCGTGCTTCTTCTACTGCCGTCATCGACACCGAAACCAATCCAACG GAATCCGTCGTAGTTGAAAAGGAAGTGAGGAATAGCAGCAACCCGTTGGCTTGTCCCGTGTGTTATGATTCCTTGACATGGAATGGTGGTCCTGGTTTCTCCGT agATACAATCAGCGGGTCTAATTTTCAATGTGGGACATGTCAGAAAACATATATTGGTAACCAAACTCACATTGATCTCACCGCAACAGGTGGAGCTAAGAGCTACGGTGATACGATGCCATTTTCCACAGAGCTTTTCAG GGTGCCACTGATATCATTTCTCTATGAGAGGGGCTGGCGTCAAACCTTTTCTGTGTGGGGTGGTTTTCCAGGTCCTGAGAAAGAG TTTGAATTGATGAAGGGTTTCCTAAAACCCGTATTGGGAGGAAATATAGTTGATGCTAGTTGTGCAAGTGGATTGTTTTCAAGATTATTCGCAAAAAGTCAactcttttcttttgttgttgctCTAGACTACTCGGAAAACATGTTACAGCAATGTTATGAATTCATTCAGCAGGAAGAGAACTTCCCAAAAGA gaACTTAATCTTGGTTAGAGCAGACATATCTAGGCTCCCCTTTGTTTCTAATTCTATTGACGCTGTGCATGCTGGCGCTGCTCTACACTGTTGGCCTTCACCATTGGCAGCT GTTGCTGAAATAAGTCGTGTTTTACGACCTGGAGGTGTATTTGTTGCAACCACCTACATACTTGATGGTCCTTTTTCTATTATCCCATTTCGAAGTATATTACGGCAg ACTCTAAGGCAAGCATCTGGGAACTACAGCTTTCTCTCTGAACGTGAGCTTGAAGATCTCTGCAGGGCGTGTGGGCTGGTTGGGTTTAAATGCATTAGAAATGGGCCTTTTGTGATGATCTCTGCTAGAAAGCCCAGTTAA
- the LOC108329872 gene encoding uncharacterized methyltransferase At1g78140, chloroplastic isoform X1: MAIGGAVAIMYTRSPPLSSFTPTRLFSRSHFAAKLRFPPSIRLRASSTAVIDTETNPTESVVVEKEVRNSSNPLACPVCYDSLTWNGGPGFSVDTISGSNFQCGTCQKTYIGNQTHIDLTATGGAKSYGDTMPFSTELFRVPLISFLYERGWRQTFSVWGGFPGPEKEFELMKGFLKPVLGGNIVDASCASGLFSRLFAKSQLFSFVVALDYSENMLQQCYEFIQQEENFPKENLILVRADISRLPFVSNSIDAVHAGAALHCWPSPLAAVAEISRVLRPGGVFVATTYILDGPFSIIPFRSILRQCWRAPSELIKSTLRQASGNYSFLSERELEDLCRACGLVGFKCIRNGPFVMISARKPS; this comes from the exons ATGGCAATAGGCGGAGCAGTTGCCATTATGTACACGCGTTCTCCACCACTCTCTTCGTTCACCCCCACGCGCCTCTTCTCACGCTCTCATTTCGCTGCAAAGCTTCGATTTCCTCCTTCAATTCGACTTCGTGCTTCTTCTACTGCCGTCATCGACACCGAAACCAATCCAACG GAATCCGTCGTAGTTGAAAAGGAAGTGAGGAATAGCAGCAACCCGTTGGCTTGTCCCGTGTGTTATGATTCCTTGACATGGAATGGTGGTCCTGGTTTCTCCGT agATACAATCAGCGGGTCTAATTTTCAATGTGGGACATGTCAGAAAACATATATTGGTAACCAAACTCACATTGATCTCACCGCAACAGGTGGAGCTAAGAGCTACGGTGATACGATGCCATTTTCCACAGAGCTTTTCAG GGTGCCACTGATATCATTTCTCTATGAGAGGGGCTGGCGTCAAACCTTTTCTGTGTGGGGTGGTTTTCCAGGTCCTGAGAAAGAG TTTGAATTGATGAAGGGTTTCCTAAAACCCGTATTGGGAGGAAATATAGTTGATGCTAGTTGTGCAAGTGGATTGTTTTCAAGATTATTCGCAAAAAGTCAactcttttcttttgttgttgctCTAGACTACTCGGAAAACATGTTACAGCAATGTTATGAATTCATTCAGCAGGAAGAGAACTTCCCAAAAGA gaACTTAATCTTGGTTAGAGCAGACATATCTAGGCTCCCCTTTGTTTCTAATTCTATTGACGCTGTGCATGCTGGCGCTGCTCTACACTGTTGGCCTTCACCATTGGCAGCT GTTGCTGAAATAAGTCGTGTTTTACGACCTGGAGGTGTATTTGTTGCAACCACCTACATACTTGATGGTCCTTTTTCTATTATCCCATTTCGAAGTATATTACGGCAg TGTTGGCGTGCTCCGTCTGAATTGATAAAATCA ACTCTAAGGCAAGCATCTGGGAACTACAGCTTTCTCTCTGAACGTGAGCTTGAAGATCTCTGCAGGGCGTGTGGGCTGGTTGGGTTTAAATGCATTAGAAATGGGCCTTTTGTGATGATCTCTGCTAGAAAGCCCAGTTAA
- the LOC108329872 gene encoding uncharacterized methyltransferase At1g78140, chloroplastic isoform X3 yields the protein MAIGGAVAIMYTRSPPLSSFTPTRLFSRSHFAAKLRFPPSIRLRASSTAVIDTETNPTESVVVEKEVRNSSNPLACPVCYDSLTWNGGPGFSVDTISGSNFQCGTCQKTYIGNQTHIDLTATGGAKSYGDTMPFSTELFRVPLISFLYERGWRQTFSVWGGFPGPEKEFELMKGFLKPVLGGNIVDASCASGLFSRLFAKSQLFSFVVALDYSENMLQQCYEFIQQEENFPKENLILVRADISRLPFVSNSIDAVHAGAALHCWPSPLAAVAEISRVLRPGGVFVATTYILDGPFSIIPFRSILRQLEIFCASVGVLRLN from the exons ATGGCAATAGGCGGAGCAGTTGCCATTATGTACACGCGTTCTCCACCACTCTCTTCGTTCACCCCCACGCGCCTCTTCTCACGCTCTCATTTCGCTGCAAAGCTTCGATTTCCTCCTTCAATTCGACTTCGTGCTTCTTCTACTGCCGTCATCGACACCGAAACCAATCCAACG GAATCCGTCGTAGTTGAAAAGGAAGTGAGGAATAGCAGCAACCCGTTGGCTTGTCCCGTGTGTTATGATTCCTTGACATGGAATGGTGGTCCTGGTTTCTCCGT agATACAATCAGCGGGTCTAATTTTCAATGTGGGACATGTCAGAAAACATATATTGGTAACCAAACTCACATTGATCTCACCGCAACAGGTGGAGCTAAGAGCTACGGTGATACGATGCCATTTTCCACAGAGCTTTTCAG GGTGCCACTGATATCATTTCTCTATGAGAGGGGCTGGCGTCAAACCTTTTCTGTGTGGGGTGGTTTTCCAGGTCCTGAGAAAGAG TTTGAATTGATGAAGGGTTTCCTAAAACCCGTATTGGGAGGAAATATAGTTGATGCTAGTTGTGCAAGTGGATTGTTTTCAAGATTATTCGCAAAAAGTCAactcttttcttttgttgttgctCTAGACTACTCGGAAAACATGTTACAGCAATGTTATGAATTCATTCAGCAGGAAGAGAACTTCCCAAAAGA gaACTTAATCTTGGTTAGAGCAGACATATCTAGGCTCCCCTTTGTTTCTAATTCTATTGACGCTGTGCATGCTGGCGCTGCTCTACACTGTTGGCCTTCACCATTGGCAGCT GTTGCTGAAATAAGTCGTGTTTTACGACCTGGAGGTGTATTTGTTGCAACCACCTACATACTTGATGGTCCTTTTTCTATTATCCCATTTCGAAGTATATTACGGCAg CTTGAAATTTTTTGTGCAAGTGTTGGCGTGCTCCGTCTGAATTGA